One stretch of Epinephelus lanceolatus isolate andai-2023 chromosome 15, ASM4190304v1, whole genome shotgun sequence DNA includes these proteins:
- the hmgcl gene encoding hydroxymethylglutaryl-CoA lyase, mitochondrial, with product MAAVIRLVNRNTFSAAMGQQYVAFSSAAKVKIAGVRAGKALPDMVKIVEVGPRDGLQNETTIVPTETKIHLIDMLSASGLPVIEATSFVSPKWVPQMADQVEVMKGISRKPGVAYPVLTPNLKGFQAAVKAGASEVAIFGAASELFSKKNINCSVDESLQRFDEVMKAAKEAGVPVRGYVSCVLGCPYEGKVAPEKVAHVAKRLYSMGCYEISLGDTIGVGTAGSMTEMLEAVSKEVPVKALAVHCHDTYGQALANILVALQMGVSVIDSSVAGLGGCPYAQGASGNVATEDVVYMLHGLGIQTGVDLSKLMDAGAFICRTLNRKTNSKVAQATCKL from the exons ATGGCGGCTGTAATTAGGCTTgtcaacagaaacacatttagTGCAGCAATGGGTCAACAGTATGTAGCGTTTAGCTCAGCAGCGAAAGTCAAAATA gctggCGTAAGAGCAGGTAAAGCTCTTCCAGACATGGTGAAAATAGTGGAGGTGGGACCCAGAGATGGACTCCAGAATGAAACG ACCATCGTGCCAACAGAGAccaaaattcatttgattgaCATGTTGTCAGCGTCAGGGCTGCCAGTCATTGAGGCCACCAGCTTTGTCTCCCCAAAATGGGTTCCACAG ATGGCAGACCAGGTGGAGGTGATGAAGGGCATCAGCAGGAAGCCTGGTGTGGCCTACCCGGTCCTCACCCCCAACCTCAAAGGTTTCCAGGCTGCT GTGAAGGCAGGAGCTTCAGAGGTAGCCATATTTGGTGCTGCGTCTGAGCTGTTCAGTAAGAAGAACATAAACTGCTCAGTGGATGAAAGTTTACAGCGCTTTGACGAGGTCATGAAAGCAGCAAAAGAGGCCGGTGTGCCAGTTAGAGG TTACGTGTCGTGTGTCCTTGGATGCCCTTATGAAGGCAAGGTGGCACCTGAAAAAGTTGCACAT GTAGCTAAGCGTCTGTACTCCATGGGCTGCTATGAGATCTCTTTGGGTGACACTATTGGAGTGGGGACGGCAGGTAGCATGACTGAAATGCTGGAAGCAGTGAGCAAAGAGGTGCCAGTTAAAGCCTTGGCAGTGCACTGCCACGATACCTACGGCCAGGCCCTGGCTAACATCCTCGTAGCCTTACAG ATGGGAGTCAGTGTGATAGACTCATCAGTGGCAGGACTCGGCGGCTGTCCGTATGCTCAGGGGGCTTCTGGGAATGTTGCTACTGAGGATGTAGTGTATATGCTGCATGGACTTGGAATTCAAACA GGAGTGGACCTCTCAAAGCTGATGGATGCTGGAGCTTTCATCTGTCGAACCCTCAACAGGAAGACCAACTCCAAAGTAGCGCAGGCCACCTGCAAACTGTAG
- the ppie gene encoding peptidyl-prolyl cis-trans isomerase E: MAANKRVLYVGGLAEEVDEKVLHAAFIPFGDITDIQIPLDYETEKHRGFAFIEFELAEDAAAAIDNMNESELFGRTIRVNTAKPMRIKEGSSRPVWSDDDWLKKFSGKTSEEAEAETAGGETTNTATQEDEPPAKKGRVNPQVYMDIKIGNKPAGRLRFLLRADIVPMTVENFRCLCTHEKGFGFKGSSFHRIIPQFMCQGGDFTNHNGTGGKSIYGRKFDDENFVLKHTAPGQLSMANSGPNTNGSQFFITTDKTDWLDGKHVVFGDLVEGMDVLRAMEAQGNKDGKPKQKVIISDCGEYV, encoded by the exons ATGGCGGCTAACAAACGAGTGCTGTATGTTG gtGGCCTTGCAGAGGAGGTGGATGAGAAGGTGTTACACGCAGCTTTCATTCCGTTTGGAGACATCACAGACATCCAGATACCATTAGACTATGAAACAG AAAAGCACAGAGGATTTGCGTTCATTGAGTTTGAATTGGCAGAG GATGCTGCAGCAGCTATTGATAACATG AATGAGTCTGAGCTTTTTGGTCGGACTATCCGGGTCAACACCGCCAAGCCCATGAGAATCAAAGAAGGTTCTTCTCGACCAG TGTGGTCAGATGATGACTGGCTGAAGAAGTTCTCAGGGAAGACCTCAGAGGAGGCTGAGGCGGAGACAGCGGGTGGCGAGACAACCAACACTGCAACACAGGAA GACGAACCCCCGGCTAAAAAGGGCAGAGTTAATCCTCAGGTCTATATGGACATCAAGATTGGAAACAAGCCGGCAGGAAGACTACGCTTTCTTCTTCGGGCTGACATTGTTCCCATGACAGTAG AGAATTTCCGCTGCCTGTGCACGCATGAGAAGGGCTTTGGCTTTAAGGGCAGCAGCTTCCATCGTATCATCCCTCAGTTTATGTGCCAAGGAGGAGACTTCACCAACCACAACGGCACCGGAGGCAAATCCATCTACGGACGGAAGTTTGATGATGAAAACTTTGTCCTCAAACACACCGCGCCAG GGCAGCTCTCCATGGCCAACTCTGGGCCAAACACTAACGGCTCGCAGTTCTTCATCACCACCGACAAAACAGACTGGCTGGATGGCAAACATGTGGTGTTTGGAGATCTGGTGGAGGGGATGGATGTGCTGCGTGCAATGGAG gCTCAGGGAAATAAAGACGGCAAGCCAAAGCAGAAAGTCATCATCTCTGACTGTGGAGAATATGTGTGA
- the gjb3 gene encoding gap junction protein beta 3 codes for MDWKTFQALLSGVNKYSTAFGRVWLSVVFVFRVMVYVVAAERVWGDEQKDFDCNTKQPGCANVCYDHFFPISHIRLWALQLIFVTCPSFMVVMHVAYRDDRERKHRAKHGENSKLYNNTGKKHGGLWWTYLVSLFVKTGIEVSFLYILHRVYDSFYLPRLVKCGVDPCPNLVDCYIGHPTEKKVFTYFMVGASALCIILNICEIIYLISKRIVRCVNKVKRRNRNVAVHHEDYTNKGPFDDCEVNTSRLDLKDKPPSFRSAFKASLRPVSALKHEEKIRASAPNLSLS; via the coding sequence ATGGACTGGAAGACCTTCCAAGCCCTGCTCAGCGGGGTGAATAAATACTCCACCGCATTCGGGCGGGTATGGCTTTCTGTGGTGTTTGTGTTCAGGGTGATGGTGTATGTGGTGGCGGCAGAGCGAGTGTGGGGAGATGAGCAGAAGGACTTTGACTGCAATACCAAGCAGCCTGGCTGCGCCAACGTCTGCTACGACCACTTCTTCCCCATCTCCCACATCCGCCTGTGGGCCCTGCAGCTGATCTTCGTCACCTGCCCATCCTTCATGGTGGTCATGCACGTGGCGTACCGTGATGACCGTGAGCGCAAGCACAGGGCAAAGCATGGGGAGAACAGCAAGCTGTACAACAACACAGGCAAGAAGCACGGCGGCTTGTGGTGGACCTATCTGGTCAGCCTCTTCGTAAAGACGGGCATCGAGGTCTCCTTCCTCTACATCCTGCACCGTGTCTACGATAGCTTCTACCTGCCAAGACTGGTCAAGTGCGGCGTGGATCCTTGTCCCAACCTGGTGGACTGCTACATCGGCCACCCCACCGAGAAGAAAGTCTTCACCTACTTCATGGTCGGAGCGTCGGCCCTCTGCATCATCCTAAACATCTGTGAGATCATATATCTCATCTCCAAACGCATCGTGCGATGCGTGAACAAGGTCAAGAGGCGCAATCGCAACGTGGCCGTGCATCACGAGGACTACACCAACAAGGGCCCCTTTGACGACTGCGAAGTGAATACGTCGAGGCTGGACCTAAAGGACAAGCCTCCATCCTTTAGGAGTGCGTTCAAGGCTTCACTGCGGCCTGTATCTGCACTCAAACATGAGGAGAAGATTCGGGCCTCTGCCCCCAATCTGTCTCTTTCATGA
- the gjb10 gene encoding gap junction protein beta 10, with the protein MNWAFLQGLLSGVNKYSTAFGRVWLSIVFLFRVMVFVVAAEKVWGDEQKDFKCNTAQPGCHNVCYDHFFPVSHVRLWALQLIFVTCPSLLVVMHVAYRDDRERKHRLKYGENCRRLYQNTGKKRGGLWWTYVLTLVFKIGVDATFVYLLYHIYEGYDFPSLIKCEQKPCPNKVDCFIARPTEKRIFTIFMVVTSLACIFLSVLEILYLVGKRCRECFSSVQNSRQVMTNTLSSGSNLMDSNNLKGTCKSTPETPAPSYSVAIS; encoded by the coding sequence ATGAACTGGGCATTCCTCCAGGGCCTCCTCAGTGGGGTGAACAAGTACTCCACAGCCTTCGGCCGAGTTTGGCTCTCTATCGTCTTCCTCTTCAGGGTCATGGTGTTTGTGGTGGCGGCGGAGAAGGTATGGGGCGACGAACAGAAAGACTTCAAATGCAACACGGCTCAGCCTGGGTGCCACAACGTCTGCTACGACCACTTCTTCCCTGTCTCCCATGTCCGCCTGTGGGCCCTGCAGCTCATCTTCGTCACCTGCCCCTCTCTCCTGGTGGTGATGCACGTAGCCTACAGGGACGACAGGGAGCGGAAACACCGGCTCAAGTACGGCGAGAACTGCCGCCGCCTCTACCAGAACACGGGCAAGAAGCGTGGGGGCCTGTGGTGGACCTATGTCCTTACTTTGGTCTTCAAAATAGGTGTGGACGCCACCTTCGTCTACCTCCTGTACCACATCTACGAGGGTTATGACTTCCCCTCGCTCATCAAGTGCGAACAGAAGCCATGTCCCAACAAGGTGGACTGCTTCATCGCTCGGCCCACCGAGAAACGAATCTTCACCATCTTCATGGTGGTCACCAGCCTGGCATgcatcttcctctctgtcttagAAATCCTCTACCTGGTCGGGAAACGCTGCCGTGAATGTTTCAGCTCAGTCCAAAACTCTCGCCAGGTCATGACCAACACACTGTCCAGCGGAAGCAACTTGATGGACTCAAACAATCTAAAGGGGACGTGCAAATCCACCCCTGAAACGCCTGCTCCTTCATACAGCGTCGCCATATCTTGA